The following proteins are co-located in the Micromonospora viridifaciens genome:
- a CDS encoding ArsA-related P-loop ATPase, translating to MAAAAEQPAEPAGTGWPARLHVVTGKGGTGKTTIAAALALGLAAGGRRTLLVEVEGRQGIAQLFGTDPLPYEERHLTDAPGGGEVRALAVDAEEALLEYLDMFYKLGAAGRALRKLGAIDFATTIAPGLRDVLLTGKVKEATTRTNGQRRAYDAVVLDAPPTGRIGRFLNVTAETARLAKVGPIKTQSEGVAALLRSPMAAVHVVTLLEEMPVQETVDAIGELTQLGFPVGRVIVNGARPPVPAGHEVTAAELKRGLAAAGLPTDARTVAGLVEEARGQRVRRELEDSLRADLVELGLPLTELPLLPEGVDRAGLETLAEALVRAD from the coding sequence GTGGCAGCAGCAGCTGAGCAGCCGGCCGAGCCCGCCGGCACCGGGTGGCCGGCCCGCCTCCACGTGGTGACCGGCAAGGGCGGCACGGGCAAGACCACCATCGCCGCGGCGCTGGCCCTCGGGCTGGCCGCCGGCGGCCGGCGGACCCTGCTCGTCGAGGTGGAGGGGCGGCAGGGCATCGCCCAACTCTTCGGCACGGATCCGCTGCCGTACGAGGAACGGCACCTGACCGACGCCCCGGGCGGCGGCGAGGTGCGGGCCCTGGCCGTGGACGCCGAGGAGGCGCTCCTCGAGTACCTGGACATGTTCTACAAGCTCGGGGCGGCCGGCCGGGCGCTGCGCAAGCTGGGTGCCATCGACTTCGCCACCACCATCGCCCCGGGCCTGCGGGACGTGCTGCTCACCGGCAAGGTCAAGGAGGCGACCACCCGGACCAACGGGCAGCGCCGGGCGTACGACGCGGTGGTGCTGGACGCCCCGCCGACCGGGCGGATCGGGCGTTTCCTCAACGTCACCGCGGAGACCGCCCGGCTAGCCAAGGTGGGCCCGATCAAGACCCAGAGTGAGGGGGTCGCCGCGCTGCTCCGCTCGCCGATGGCCGCCGTGCACGTGGTCACCCTGCTCGAGGAGATGCCGGTCCAGGAGACAGTCGACGCGATCGGCGAGCTGACCCAGCTCGGCTTCCCGGTCGGCCGGGTGATCGTGAACGGCGCCCGGCCGCCGGTGCCGGCCGGGCACGAGGTGACCGCGGCCGAGCTGAAGCGGGGGCTGGCCGCCGCCGGCCTGCCGACCGACGCCCGGACCGTGGCCGGCCTGGTGGAGGAGGCCCGGGGCCAGCGGGTACGCCGGGAGCTGGAGGACTCGCTCCGGGCCGACCTGGTGGAGCTGGGCCTGCCCCTGACCGAGCTGCCGCTGCTCCCCGAGGGGGTCGACCGGGCGGGGCTGGAGACGCTGGCCGAGGCGCTCGTCCGGGCGGATTGA
- a CDS encoding Rv0361 family membrane protein produces MTQPPIGGAAGSPVGPPHPQPQPPVGVTPQPGAFPPPPMSGYPPHQAPVPHQPTPAGPYQNPVPHQPTPAGPYQNPIPHQPAGPYQSPAGPYQGPAASPQGPVAPKRRRGLLIVSIVLAAAVLLCGGGGTAAFLVLRSAEEGQGAKEPAAAVEGFLGAVYRDQDASKAATFVCSAARDDRKIAAKVAEVRKYAEQYQKPRFRWTAPKVDNQTGDRATVSTKVTMISADEKVADQELRLTVVQKTGWWVCEVG; encoded by the coding sequence ATGACCCAACCGCCCATCGGTGGCGCCGCCGGCTCGCCCGTCGGCCCGCCGCACCCGCAGCCACAGCCGCCCGTCGGCGTCACGCCGCAGCCAGGGGCCTTCCCCCCACCGCCGATGTCCGGCTACCCGCCGCACCAGGCTCCGGTCCCGCACCAGCCGACCCCGGCCGGGCCGTACCAGAATCCCGTCCCGCACCAGCCGACGCCGGCCGGGCCGTACCAGAATCCGATCCCGCACCAGCCGGCCGGGCCGTACCAGAGTCCGGCCGGGCCGTACCAGGGCCCCGCCGCCTCGCCGCAGGGCCCGGTTGCGCCGAAGCGGCGGCGCGGGCTGCTGATCGTCTCGATCGTGCTGGCCGCGGCGGTCCTGCTCTGCGGCGGTGGCGGCACCGCCGCGTTCCTCGTCCTCCGCAGCGCGGAGGAGGGCCAGGGCGCGAAGGAGCCGGCGGCCGCGGTGGAGGGCTTCCTCGGCGCGGTCTACCGCGACCAGGACGCCAGCAAGGCGGCCACCTTCGTCTGCTCCGCCGCCCGGGACGACCGCAAGATCGCCGCCAAGGTCGCCGAGGTGCGGAAGTACGCCGAGCAGTACCAGAAGCCGCGATTCCGCTGGACCGCCCCGAAGGTGGACAACCAGACCGGCGACCGGGCGACGGTCAGCACCAAGGTCACCATGATCAGCGCCGACGAGAAGGTGGCCGACCAGGAGCTGCGGTTGACCGTGGTGCAGAAGACGGGTTGGTGGGTCTGCGAGGTCGGGTGA
- a CDS encoding DUF4177 domain-containing protein, whose amino-acid sequence MQKWEYATVPLLVHATKQILDNWGEDGWELVSVVPGPNPEQLVAYLKRPKA is encoded by the coding sequence ATGCAGAAGTGGGAATACGCCACGGTGCCGCTGCTGGTCCATGCGACCAAGCAGATCCTCGACAACTGGGGCGAGGACGGCTGGGAGCTGGTCTCCGTGGTTCCCGGGCCGAACCCGGAGCAGCTCGTCGCCTACCTCAAGCGGCCGAAGGCGTGA
- a CDS encoding RidA family protein gives MANGPHAKLAELGLTLPEVVPPVASYVPAVQSGQHVYVSGQLPMAEGKLLATGKVGAGVSAEQAKDLAQRCALNAIAAIDALVGLENVVKIVKLTGFVASAPGFTGQPGVMNGASDLFLAVFGEAGRHARSAVGVAELPLDAPVEVELIVEVA, from the coding sequence ATGGCGAACGGACCGCACGCGAAGCTCGCCGAGCTGGGCCTGACCCTGCCCGAGGTGGTGCCGCCGGTGGCCAGCTACGTGCCGGCCGTCCAGTCGGGGCAGCACGTCTACGTCTCCGGTCAGTTGCCGATGGCGGAGGGCAAGCTGCTCGCCACCGGCAAGGTCGGCGCCGGCGTCTCCGCCGAGCAGGCGAAGGACCTGGCGCAGCGGTGCGCGCTGAACGCCATCGCCGCGATCGACGCGCTGGTCGGCCTGGAGAACGTCGTCAAGATTGTGAAGCTGACCGGCTTCGTGGCCAGCGCGCCGGGCTTCACCGGCCAGCCGGGCGTGATGAACGGGGCCTCTGACCTGTTCCTCGCGGTCTTCGGCGAGGCCGGCCGGCACGCCCGCAGCGCCGTCGGCGTCGCCGAACTCCCCCTCGACGCCCCCGTCGAGGTCGAACTCATCGTCGAAGTCGCCTGA
- a CDS encoding MBL fold metallo-hydrolase: MGGHVTGAVGALAGELPGWVTLLRAPNPGPMTLDGTNTWVLRAPGAEHAVVIDPGPADEAHLAAIAAHGPVGSVLITHGHPDHTEGSARLHELLGGAPVRAADPAHTIAGEPLAPGAALDAGLTIRLVPTPGHTADSVCFLVEHGDERVVLTGDTILGRGTTVVAHPDGHLGDYLSSLELLSAYRGIPALPGHGPALADCGAAAEFYLAHRRARLDQVRAAVAEGATTAPEVVAKVYADVDRSLWWAAEWSVRAQLEYLGVEQP; encoded by the coding sequence ATGGGTGGGCATGTGACGGGGGCGGTGGGGGCCCTTGCGGGTGAGCTGCCGGGGTGGGTGACGCTGCTGCGCGCGCCGAATCCGGGGCCGATGACGCTCGACGGCACCAACACCTGGGTGCTGCGTGCCCCCGGCGCGGAGCATGCCGTCGTCATCGATCCGGGGCCGGCCGACGAGGCGCACCTGGCCGCGATCGCGGCACACGGGCCGGTCGGGTCCGTGCTGATCACCCATGGGCACCCCGACCACACCGAGGGCTCGGCCCGCCTGCACGAGCTGCTCGGCGGCGCGCCCGTCCGCGCCGCCGACCCGGCGCACACCATCGCCGGCGAGCCGCTGGCGCCGGGCGCCGCGTTGGACGCCGGCCTCACCATCCGGCTCGTCCCGACGCCCGGGCACACCGCCGACTCGGTCTGCTTCCTCGTCGAGCACGGCGACGAGCGGGTGGTGCTCACCGGCGACACCATCCTCGGCCGGGGCACCACCGTGGTCGCCCACCCGGACGGCCATCTCGGCGACTATCTGTCGAGCCTGGAGCTGCTCTCGGCGTACCGGGGGATCCCGGCGCTGCCGGGGCACGGCCCGGCGCTGGCCGACTGCGGCGCGGCGGCCGAGTTCTACCTGGCCCACCGGCGGGCCCGGCTCGACCAGGTGCGCGCGGCGGTGGCCGAGGGCGCGACCACCGCGCCCGAGGTGGTGGCCAAGGTGTACGCCGACGTCGACCGGTCGCTCTGGTGGGCGGCCGAGTGGTCCGTCCGCGCCCAGCTCGAATACCTCGGGGTGGAGCAGCCGTGA
- a CDS encoding adenylate/guanylate cyclase domain-containing protein: MTCPVCGTVAVPGARFCHNCGAALPAAATLPAAERRVVTVLFGDLSDFTSWSEDLDPERVGAVTDRVLAALAGAVKTFGGHVDKLTGDGIMAVFGAPVAHEDDAERAVRAALSMQRAVRRVLDDERGGGAPLGLRVGLNTGDVIAGIQAAIEYTVIGDTVNTAARLADAAAVGAVYAGARTAAATRHVASWRALRPLRLKGKREPVEAYELLGLLDAPGTRSGLGDEAPFVGRETEIGRVAGRLAEVIDRSEPRVLLMTAEAGIGKSRLAAEVERLAAGYDVGAGRYAAHTGARVLSVRCAAFGERRRLAPLADLVRAAVGLPNDAATALTRPAVEERLRRLGQRLGRLSGDLPPLAVDQLLALLGYAELPAAGENGDWSEAAPPPDAEAVPNAVADLLSALAVEAPLVIVVDDLHDATAETINALGLALSRLTGPVLVLLLGRPELVRTAGALTRVADAEVQPLPPLRGADAARLLTSYLSGGKLPQADADRLLATAQGNPFYLAELVTLLRERGALTPGPDRNPPVGWRLAPGSLGSRLLSRDLAAVLAARIDALPPDARSVLRDAAVVGDTVPAGALEALREQRVGRNGRPAAVAAVELDRAVEELLQRRMLHRIRTGYAFATPLMREAAYAGVSKAELAERHAALARWAAPESADAAIPAGGFTEAARDDFVAEHVERAAALADAVKLRPDAPARAVAPLGVAALGRAARRALRSGEPALAVEYAERATELARDGLPLADQVVHARALLQIGRPGDALASAEKIAANADDAAATRASALLLAGQAHQTVGDTDRAVCCWQEALQVATAAELPTLRASAMRRLGMADFITGRLGQASSRLAASYQVSLAAKDVRGQAWSLQNLAWVSTTRGDFAGSDAVLGRAARLFAELKDPYGRAWLRGTTAFARLLAGRLREACRMARVFLPFGERVGEAWAVGTLRAVEAYATAELGELAEADRGARRAYREFAEVGDDWGQGFALVVRGVVARGLGAPEHAADLLTDALEYANRRSHPLLTGMAGTLRGFVALELGDSETAERDARSVLTAVEPHNPQAPAQVGPRVLLAMARLAVGDSATAVGLLAPVATAHTPSLLFSRRQTMARYASALLAHGQREQALDWAQRAVAVPAEDVRSQVIAACVLAEALAACGRPVEALASAEEAVRLAYATEQRSERAVADALRARLAPAAS, translated from the coding sequence GTGACCTGCCCGGTGTGCGGGACCGTCGCCGTACCCGGCGCGCGGTTCTGCCACAACTGTGGTGCCGCTTTACCGGCCGCCGCGACGCTGCCCGCCGCCGAACGGCGGGTGGTCACCGTGCTCTTCGGCGACCTGTCGGACTTCACCTCCTGGTCGGAGGACCTCGACCCGGAACGGGTCGGCGCGGTCACCGACCGGGTGCTGGCCGCCCTGGCCGGCGCGGTCAAGACCTTCGGCGGGCACGTCGACAAGCTCACCGGCGACGGGATCATGGCGGTCTTCGGGGCGCCCGTGGCGCACGAGGACGACGCCGAGCGGGCGGTCCGGGCGGCGCTCTCCATGCAGCGGGCCGTCCGTCGGGTGCTCGACGACGAGCGCGGCGGCGGCGCGCCGCTCGGCCTGCGGGTGGGGCTGAACACCGGCGACGTGATCGCCGGCATCCAGGCCGCGATCGAATACACCGTCATCGGCGACACCGTGAACACCGCCGCCCGGCTGGCCGACGCCGCCGCCGTCGGCGCGGTCTACGCCGGAGCGCGGACGGCCGCCGCCACCCGGCACGTCGCCTCCTGGCGGGCGCTGCGGCCGTTGCGGCTCAAGGGCAAGCGCGAGCCGGTCGAGGCGTACGAGCTGCTGGGCCTCCTGGACGCGCCGGGCACCCGGTCCGGCCTCGGCGACGAGGCGCCCTTCGTCGGCCGGGAGACCGAGATCGGCCGGGTCGCCGGCCGGCTCGCCGAGGTGATCGACCGGAGCGAGCCCCGGGTGCTGCTGATGACCGCCGAGGCGGGGATCGGCAAGTCCCGGCTCGCCGCCGAGGTGGAACGCCTCGCCGCCGGCTACGACGTCGGCGCCGGCCGGTACGCCGCGCACACCGGCGCCCGGGTGCTCTCGGTGCGCTGCGCCGCGTTCGGTGAGCGCCGCCGGCTGGCCCCGCTCGCCGACCTGGTCCGGGCGGCGGTCGGCCTGCCGAACGACGCCGCCACCGCGCTCACCCGGCCGGCCGTCGAGGAGCGGCTACGCCGGCTCGGGCAGCGGCTCGGCCGGCTCTCCGGCGACCTGCCCCCGCTCGCCGTCGATCAACTGCTGGCCCTGCTCGGGTACGCCGAGCTCCCCGCCGCCGGCGAGAACGGCGACTGGAGCGAGGCCGCCCCACCCCCGGACGCCGAAGCCGTGCCGAACGCGGTCGCCGACCTGCTCAGCGCGCTCGCCGTCGAGGCGCCCCTGGTGATCGTCGTGGACGACCTGCACGACGCCACCGCCGAGACGATCAACGCGCTCGGGTTGGCCCTCTCCCGGCTCACCGGCCCGGTGCTGGTGCTGCTGCTCGGCCGCCCCGAGCTGGTGCGGACCGCCGGCGCGTTGACCCGGGTCGCGGACGCCGAGGTGCAACCACTGCCCCCGCTGCGCGGCGCCGACGCGGCTCGCCTGCTCACCAGCTACCTCAGCGGCGGCAAGCTGCCGCAGGCCGACGCCGACCGGCTGCTCGCCACCGCGCAGGGCAACCCGTTCTACCTGGCCGAGCTGGTCACCCTGCTGAGGGAGCGCGGGGCGCTGACCCCCGGCCCGGACCGGAACCCGCCGGTCGGCTGGCGGCTCGCCCCCGGTTCGCTGGGCAGCCGACTGCTCTCCCGGGACCTGGCCGCCGTGCTCGCGGCGCGGATCGACGCGCTGCCACCGGACGCCCGCTCGGTGCTGCGGGACGCCGCGGTGGTCGGCGACACGGTGCCGGCCGGCGCGCTGGAGGCGCTCCGCGAGCAGCGGGTCGGGCGGAACGGCCGCCCGGCGGCGGTGGCCGCGGTCGAGCTGGACCGGGCCGTGGAGGAACTGCTGCAACGCCGCATGCTGCACCGCATCCGCACCGGGTACGCGTTCGCCACCCCCCTGATGCGGGAGGCCGCGTACGCCGGGGTGAGCAAGGCCGAGCTGGCCGAGCGGCACGCCGCGCTGGCCCGGTGGGCCGCGCCGGAGAGCGCCGACGCCGCGATCCCGGCCGGCGGGTTCACCGAGGCCGCCCGGGACGACTTCGTCGCCGAGCACGTCGAGCGGGCCGCGGCGCTCGCCGACGCGGTGAAGCTCCGCCCCGACGCGCCGGCCCGGGCGGTGGCGCCGCTGGGCGTGGCCGCGCTGGGCCGGGCCGCCCGCCGCGCGCTGCGCTCCGGCGAGCCGGCCCTGGCCGTCGAGTACGCCGAACGCGCCACCGAGCTGGCCCGGGACGGGCTGCCGCTGGCCGACCAGGTGGTGCACGCCCGGGCGCTGCTCCAGATCGGTCGCCCGGGCGACGCGCTCGCCTCGGCCGAGAAGATCGCTGCCAACGCCGACGACGCGGCGGCCACCCGGGCCAGTGCCCTGCTGCTCGCCGGGCAGGCCCACCAGACGGTGGGTGACACCGACCGGGCGGTGTGCTGCTGGCAGGAGGCGTTGCAGGTGGCCACCGCCGCCGAGCTGCCGACGTTGCGCGCCTCGGCGATGCGCCGGCTCGGCATGGCCGACTTCATCACCGGCCGGCTGGGCCAGGCGAGCAGCCGGCTGGCCGCCTCCTACCAGGTCAGTCTCGCCGCGAAGGACGTGCGCGGGCAGGCCTGGTCGTTGCAGAACCTGGCCTGGGTGAGCACCACCCGGGGCGACTTCGCCGGCAGCGACGCGGTGCTCGGCCGGGCCGCCCGGCTCTTCGCCGAGCTGAAGGACCCGTACGGGCGGGCCTGGCTGCGCGGCACCACCGCGTTCGCCCGGCTGCTCGCCGGCCGGCTGCGGGAGGCCTGCCGGATGGCGCGGGTCTTCCTGCCCTTCGGGGAGCGGGTCGGCGAGGCGTGGGCGGTCGGCACGCTGCGGGCGGTCGAGGCGTACGCCACCGCCGAGCTTGGTGAGCTGGCCGAGGCCGACCGGGGGGCGCGCCGGGCGTACCGGGAGTTCGCCGAGGTCGGCGACGACTGGGGGCAGGGGTTCGCGCTGGTCGTCCGCGGGGTCGTGGCGCGTGGACTGGGTGCGCCCGAGCACGCCGCCGACCTGCTCACCGACGCTCTCGAATACGCCAACCGCAGGTCGCACCCGCTGCTCACCGGGATGGCCGGCACGCTGCGCGGCTTCGTGGCCCTAGAGTTGGGCGACAGCGAGACCGCCGAGCGGGACGCCCGGTCGGTGCTGACCGCCGTGGAGCCGCACAACCCGCAGGCCCCCGCCCAGGTCGGGCCGCGGGTGCTGCTCGCCATGGCCCGGCTCGCCGTCGGTGACTCGGCGACCGCGGTGGGGCTGCTCGCCCCGGTCGCCACCGCCCACACCCCGTCGCTGCTTTTCTCCCGTCGCCAGACGATGGCCCGGTACGCGTCCGCGCTGCTCGCCCACGGCCAGCGGGAGCAGGCCCTCGACTGGGCGCAGCGGGCGGTGGCCGTCCCGGCCGAGGACGTCCGGAGCCAGGTGATCGCGGCCTGCGTGCTGGCCGAGGCGCTGGCCGCCTGCGGCCGCCCGGTCGAGGCCCTGGCCAGCGCCGAGGAGGCGGTACGCCTGGCGTACGCGACGGAGCAGCGCAGCGAGCGGGCCGTCGCCGACGCCCTCCGCGCCCGCCTGGCCCCGGCCGCTTCCTGA
- a CDS encoding serine/threonine-protein kinase, with amino-acid sequence MTETSPGALRLPIVPGLTDLEVFARGGYATVYRATQISVGREVAVKVENRTLDSERDQARFLREARAAGKMSSHPHVVDLFDVGVTVDQHPYLIMELCDGSYAERMRNSPLGPVEARDLGVKIADALAHSHAAGVLHRDVKPANILHSHFNPAVLADFGLAVLAEVRDASVTLEVLTPAYAPPEMFNHSPPSPAVDVYALCATLYAVMHGRPPRWQSERNPSLVTVLEMFHQPIPGLPGVPDELIDVLRLGMSNDPGERPSAVELRDLLAALPLDPGTGSGSGLPVSGGAVTGQSTGGAYAMGRAGQPSPRTPAEDGQSTVPERGRRWPLRWFLGGAGVFALAASAGAGAWLASGSSSMDPPAPVVTGIVDPGGAKAVPGCAAGAVRLPPSARCASELECFGPVRLRRDRAEATRVPCDGRHTWETYAMGDLPATLAEAGHAAVAADPTVQQVCNVSTLRLVSGIKETAGWHLEVLPPSGADPDRSYRCLAGRGVDALAVPTLTGR; translated from the coding sequence GTGACCGAGACCTCGCCCGGCGCCCTGCGGCTGCCCATCGTGCCCGGTCTGACCGATTTGGAGGTGTTTGCCCGGGGCGGTTACGCCACCGTGTACCGGGCCACCCAGATCTCGGTGGGGCGTGAGGTCGCGGTCAAGGTGGAGAATCGCACGCTGGACAGCGAGCGGGACCAGGCGCGCTTCCTGCGCGAGGCGCGGGCCGCCGGAAAGATGTCCTCCCACCCGCACGTGGTCGACCTCTTCGACGTCGGGGTCACCGTCGACCAGCATCCCTACCTGATCATGGAGCTCTGCGACGGCTCGTACGCGGAGCGGATGCGGAACTCGCCGCTCGGCCCGGTGGAGGCCCGGGATCTCGGCGTCAAGATCGCCGACGCGCTCGCCCACTCGCACGCGGCCGGGGTGCTGCACCGGGACGTCAAGCCGGCCAACATCCTCCACTCCCACTTCAACCCGGCGGTGCTGGCCGACTTCGGGTTGGCCGTGCTCGCCGAGGTGCGCGACGCCTCGGTCACCCTGGAGGTGCTCACCCCCGCGTACGCGCCGCCGGAGATGTTCAACCACAGCCCGCCGTCGCCGGCGGTCGACGTCTACGCGCTCTGCGCCACGCTCTACGCGGTGATGCACGGCCGGCCGCCGCGCTGGCAGTCGGAGCGCAACCCCAGCCTGGTCACCGTGCTGGAGATGTTCCACCAGCCGATCCCCGGCCTGCCCGGCGTGCCCGACGAGCTGATCGACGTGCTCCGCCTCGGCATGTCCAACGACCCGGGGGAGCGCCCGTCCGCCGTCGAGCTGCGCGACCTGCTCGCCGCGCTCCCGCTCGATCCGGGCACCGGTTCGGGCAGCGGCCTGCCGGTCTCCGGTGGCGCGGTCACCGGCCAGAGCACGGGCGGGGCGTACGCAATGGGCCGGGCGGGGCAGCCGTCGCCGCGTACACCGGCGGAGGACGGCCAGTCGACCGTGCCGGAGCGTGGCCGGCGGTGGCCGCTCCGCTGGTTCCTCGGCGGCGCAGGGGTGTTCGCGCTGGCCGCCTCGGCCGGTGCGGGAGCCTGGCTGGCCAGCGGATCGTCCAGCATGGACCCGCCGGCGCCGGTGGTCACGGGCATTGTGGATCCGGGCGGGGCGAAGGCCGTGCCGGGCTGCGCGGCCGGGGCCGTCCGCCTGCCGCCGTCCGCCCGGTGCGCGTCCGAGCTGGAGTGTTTCGGGCCGGTACGGCTGCGCCGCGACCGAGCCGAGGCGACCCGGGTGCCGTGCGACGGCCGGCACACCTGGGAGACGTACGCGATGGGTGACCTGCCCGCGACGCTGGCCGAGGCGGGCCACGCCGCGGTGGCCGCCGACCCGACCGTCCAGCAGGTGTGCAACGTCAGCACCTTACGGCTCGTCAGCGGCATCAAGGAGACGGCCGGCTGGCATCTGGAGGTGCTGCCCCCGTCCGGCGCGGACCCGGACCGCAGCTACCGCTGCCTGGCCGGGCGCGGCGTGGACGCGCTCGCCGTGCCGACCCTCACCGGTCGCTGA
- a CDS encoding GH25 family lysozyme, with the protein MNAAASTLDGDGRANASVQPGARATSLSATAGVPAGYTIRGIDVSSHDHNLGPIDWPAVAKDYKFAYIKATEGSTYLNPYFAGDYAAAKSAGLLVGAYHFARPDARDPVTEANFFIDNAKFLKDRQTLVPMVDIEWPYWSGAPTCYGLTTTEFSNWVRAFSNQVKARIGRVPMIYTNTNFWNPCTGNNATFGDHPLDIAGYTTTRPPLPAGWTKEAVWQYAAGNPSQPANYSQNVFNGDYVALTRLTGDPLRTFRTGAAPTLSSRRAG; encoded by the coding sequence GTGAATGCGGCAGCATCCACCCTCGACGGTGACGGCCGGGCGAACGCCAGCGTCCAGCCGGGTGCCCGCGCGACGTCGCTGTCCGCGACCGCTGGCGTCCCGGCCGGCTACACGATCCGTGGCATCGACGTCTCCAGCCACGACCACAACCTCGGCCCGATCGACTGGCCGGCCGTGGCCAAGGACTACAAGTTCGCGTACATCAAGGCGACCGAGGGGTCCACCTACCTCAACCCCTACTTCGCCGGGGACTACGCGGCCGCCAAGTCGGCCGGGCTGCTCGTCGGCGCCTACCACTTCGCGCGGCCGGACGCCCGCGACCCGGTGACCGAGGCGAACTTCTTCATCGACAACGCGAAGTTCCTCAAGGACCGCCAGACGCTCGTGCCCATGGTGGACATCGAGTGGCCGTACTGGAGTGGCGCGCCGACCTGCTACGGGCTGACCACGACCGAGTTCTCCAACTGGGTCCGGGCCTTCAGCAACCAGGTCAAGGCGCGCATCGGCCGGGTGCCGATGATCTACACCAACACCAACTTCTGGAACCCGTGCACCGGCAACAACGCGACCTTCGGCGATCACCCGCTGGACATCGCCGGCTACACGACCACCCGCCCGCCGTTGCCCGCCGGCTGGACCAAGGAGGCCGTGTGGCAGTACGCGGCCGGCAACCCGAGCCAGCCCGCGAACTACAGCCAGAACGTGTTCAACGGCGACTACGTGGCCCTCACCCGACTCACCGGCGACCCGCTGAGGACGTTCCGCACCGGAGCCGCACCCACCTTGTCGTCGCGGAGAGCGGGGTAA
- a CDS encoding acyl-CoA dehydrogenase family protein produces MNFDLTPEQEQLRDAVRALGRRYGHDYFVAKAKAGEHTTELWHEAGRLGYLGVNIPIEYGGGGGGITELALVCEELAAAGCPLLLLVVSPAIAATVINKHGTEEQRKRHLPGLADGSQKIVFAITEPEAGSNFHRLGTVARRNGDDWLLSGRKCFISGVDEAGHVLVVARTNDATTGKLKPALFLVPTDAPGLTRSRLDMEIVSPEHQFLLYLDDVRLPADALVGGSLDTGLPALFAGLNPERITVAAMGAGTGRYAIERASGYTATRKVWGGRSIGTHQGVAHPLAHAAVQVELARLMIYKAATLYDAGRDLEAGVSGNMAKYAAAEAAALAVDTAVQALGGAGMTTEYGVATLLGAVRAGRIAPVSREMILNFVAQHVLDQDKSY; encoded by the coding sequence ATGAACTTCGACCTCACGCCCGAGCAGGAGCAGCTCCGCGACGCCGTCCGCGCGCTGGGCCGCCGGTACGGCCACGACTACTTCGTGGCGAAGGCGAAGGCGGGTGAGCACACCACCGAGCTGTGGCACGAGGCCGGCCGGCTGGGCTACCTCGGCGTCAACATCCCCATCGAGTACGGCGGCGGGGGCGGCGGCATCACCGAGCTGGCCCTCGTCTGCGAGGAACTGGCCGCAGCCGGCTGCCCGCTGCTGCTGCTCGTGGTCTCCCCCGCCATCGCCGCCACCGTCATCAACAAGCACGGCACCGAGGAGCAGCGCAAACGGCACTTGCCCGGTCTCGCCGACGGCTCCCAGAAGATCGTCTTCGCGATCACCGAGCCGGAGGCCGGCTCCAACTTCCACCGGCTCGGCACCGTGGCCCGCAGAAACGGCGACGACTGGCTGCTCTCCGGCCGCAAGTGCTTCATCTCCGGCGTCGACGAGGCGGGGCACGTACTGGTGGTCGCTCGCACCAACGACGCCACGACCGGCAAGCTCAAGCCCGCCCTCTTCCTCGTGCCCACCGACGCGCCCGGCCTGACCCGCTCCCGGCTGGACATGGAGATCGTGTCCCCGGAGCACCAGTTCCTGCTCTACCTGGACGACGTCCGGCTCCCCGCCGACGCGCTGGTGGGCGGGTCCCTCGACACCGGCCTGCCGGCGCTCTTCGCCGGGCTCAACCCGGAGCGGATCACGGTCGCCGCGATGGGCGCCGGCACCGGCCGGTACGCGATCGAGCGGGCCAGCGGGTACACCGCCACCCGGAAGGTGTGGGGTGGCCGGAGCATCGGCACCCACCAGGGCGTCGCGCACCCGCTCGCCCACGCCGCCGTGCAGGTGGAGCTGGCCCGCCTGATGATCTACAAGGCGGCCACCCTGTACGACGCGGGCCGCGACCTGGAGGCCGGCGTCTCCGGCAACATGGCCAAGTACGCGGCCGCCGAGGCCGCCGCGCTCGCCGTGGACACCGCCGTGCAGGCGCTCGGCGGGGCCGGCATGACCACCGAGTACGGGGTGGCCACCCTGCTCGGGGCGGTCCGGGCGGGCCGGATCGCCCCGGTCAGCCGGGAGATGATCCTCAACTTCGTCGCCCAGCACGTCCTCGATCAGGACAAGTCGTACTGA